Proteins encoded together in one Variovorax paradoxus window:
- a CDS encoding class I SAM-dependent methyltransferase has protein sequence MFRDILLPNAKLKQSGVYYESGLHRNSAAITANATYFGNPQWAQEYLDFCHRDAHFRSRWLAAAGDWTDKVVIDLGCGPGNIFATVGGKPRLLVGVDVAPGSLELAAKLGYTAVLADAAYTPFRSHVADIVAINASLHHCDDMAAVLREGARLVKPHGLLVTDHDPQLTAWDYKGIAKLMWDARLWVYRAIRHGFHKTGSQQSWGLATEVHHQPGDGVTKEFFKATLEPLGFDVHVYPHNHQIGAEALDGVVGPAQWKYRLGNMLSGRRPSAPTSALSLMCVAKRRGDAPTMAAE, from the coding sequence ATGTTCCGGGACATCTTATTGCCAAATGCCAAATTGAAGCAATCCGGGGTCTACTATGAGTCCGGACTGCACCGAAATAGTGCTGCCATTACCGCCAATGCCACTTATTTTGGCAATCCGCAATGGGCCCAGGAATACCTGGATTTTTGCCATCGCGATGCGCATTTCAGAAGCCGGTGGCTCGCAGCTGCCGGCGACTGGACAGACAAGGTGGTCATCGACCTGGGCTGCGGCCCCGGAAACATCTTTGCCACCGTAGGCGGAAAACCCCGGCTCCTGGTGGGCGTGGATGTAGCGCCCGGTTCGCTGGAGCTGGCGGCAAAGCTGGGCTATACGGCGGTGCTCGCCGATGCGGCCTACACCCCATTTCGCTCGCACGTGGCCGACATCGTCGCCATCAATGCGTCGCTGCACCACTGCGACGACATGGCCGCTGTGCTGCGCGAAGGTGCCCGGCTCGTAAAGCCGCACGGCCTCCTGGTGACCGACCACGATCCGCAACTCACCGCGTGGGACTACAAGGGCATTGCCAAGCTCATGTGGGATGCGCGCCTCTGGGTGTACCGTGCAATTCGGCACGGCTTTCACAAGACGGGCAGCCAGCAATCATGGGGCCTGGCAACGGAGGTTCATCACCAGCCGGGCGACGGAGTCACCAAGGAGTTCTTCAAGGCCACGCTGGAACCTCTGGGGTTTGACGTTCACGTCTATCCGCACAACCATCAGATAGGCGCCGAGGCGCTCGACGGCGTCGTGGGGCCGGCGCAATGGAAGTACCGGCTTGGCAATATGCTGTCCGGCCGCCGGCCGTCTGCGCCTACCAGTGCGTTGTCATTGATGTGCGTGGCCAAGCGGCGCGGCGACGCGCCCACGATGGCGGCGGAATAA